The following coding sequences are from one Cryomorphaceae bacterium window:
- a CDS encoding T9SS C-terminal target domain-containing protein, which translates to MKTFSLFVLLLSAVQFQAQTLIGSAGTEHAGNNAQLSWSLGEIAVQTLEGAVTLTQGFQQVDQISTDVPEWSSLTGMNLYPNPCSTQLFLAIEEPGQFDVEIYDMNGRVVLHQQAGFSSLNELNVMNLTNGHYVLRIRETHGAQSQTFQFIKSR; encoded by the coding sequence ATGAAAACATTTTCACTCTTTGTACTACTGCTTTCAGCAGTGCAGTTTCAGGCGCAGACCCTCATTGGCTCTGCCGGAACCGAACATGCGGGCAACAACGCGCAGCTATCCTGGAGCCTGGGCGAAATTGCCGTCCAAACACTTGAAGGTGCGGTTACACTCACCCAGGGCTTTCAGCAGGTTGACCAGATTTCCACCGATGTGCCCGAATGGTCTTCCCTCACGGGAATGAACCTCTATCCCAACCCTTGTTCTACTCAGCTTTTCCTGGCCATCGAGGAGCCTGGCCAGTTCGATGTGGAAATCTACGACATGAATGGCCGTGTGGTCCTTCATCAGCAAGCAGGTTTCTCAAGCCTCAACGAGCTCAATGTGATGAACCTCACCAACGGGCATTACGTGCTGCGCATTCGCGAAACGCACGGCGCTCAGTCGCAAACCTTTCAATTCATCAAATCCCGATAA
- a CDS encoding DNA-binding response regulator — protein MIKLAITDDHPLILKGIADLLSKMNDVQLTGQYLNLEETRAGLEQGLPDVLLLDINLPDGDGIQYCKEVTRQYPGLKVLALTTYNQNVLVKNMMRNGARGFLLKNTSLDELQTAIQTVHKGELYLQDEIREALLRDSIGASAPKTTFRPVLTRREKEVLQLIMDEFTTQEIADKLFLSPKTVETHRLNLLQKLGVRNTAGLVKEAIRQGLLD, from the coding sequence ATGATTAAGCTCGCCATCACCGATGATCACCCACTCATATTAAAAGGTATTGCTGACCTGCTGAGCAAAATGAATGACGTGCAACTTACCGGGCAATACCTCAACCTTGAGGAAACCCGCGCCGGATTGGAGCAAGGGCTTCCGGATGTGTTGCTTCTCGATATCAACCTTCCCGACGGCGACGGGATACAATACTGCAAGGAGGTAACCAGGCAGTACCCCGGCCTTAAGGTGTTGGCGCTCACAACCTACAACCAGAATGTGCTGGTGAAAAACATGATGCGCAATGGTGCGCGCGGTTTTCTGCTGAAAAATACCTCGCTCGATGAGCTGCAAACGGCCATTCAAACGGTGCACAAAGGTGAGCTTTACCTTCAGGATGAGATACGGGAAGCCCTGTTGCGCGACTCCATCGGAGCCTCCGCCCCGAAAACAACGTTTCGGCCCGTGCTTACCCGACGCGAAAAGGAGGTGCTGCAACTTATTATGGATGAATTCACCACGCAGGAAATCGCAGACAAGCTTTTCCTTTCTCCTAAAACGGTGGAGACCCACCGCCTGAATCTGTTGCAAAAACTGGGCGTGCGAAACACAGCGGGTCTGGTGAAGGAGGCCATCCGGCAGGGTTTGCTCGACTAG